A genomic window from Brevibacillus agri includes:
- a CDS encoding S-layer homology domain-containing protein, whose amino-acid sequence MLQVVKAKLRSVFITLVVVAVVLTGIIPGSLQSSAASGSVGGAGITLIGFSKGTQSDPYIHYEPRLTISGTYVGLKDPRNLRLSRKNNGLLEKLSDQPTIVEGTSTFTFFNVGLKPGMNEIGFYELTNAGEEVKFTFYVIYNDTPVFSDLKVGNVPLSTDVTVPTIVYSSRPSAITGRALNATNVRVDNLTTNKSYTTRRVNDGGSFAIDMVLAKGYNNLRITALAENKEINLVERQVIYTDEYSKQGANDHFYNVKIEKTPLDSAGLETVVDENMNAEFIVSGDLLIHKDSTIEPFGASDPKTITDAGEIRIYDSNGDTKFNPEVTSPSIQYKDTLGEYLRYSFSVKVPGTTNSFEDGKKYSLAFWYPYNQVTVDESGVVTRTPKNVEIANHKYPIQYMDQDSPRIESMVLSSEGNVQVDLNNVNIVRSSPYTIELKTKNISDTTKFKISYLYDTTRTDDDDALAGQYEVKQDDKDTSIFRITIKKAPSKETDVRLTYDNNKIERTFKIRPEVVPHVQLSYVSSSGKTVYVEKGLTITDLSDPLNGQDLIGQVRNYAPVTQGNVKVKIGSDPVTITPHPSDATRFTIKSDDLGKVLEKDSSSGIRVLEITLENQPKLTFKYNISYINEVVPKIKDVKFEIEQNSETVVLSKKSTETDYNTSALYLSGFSFDVEAADEVTVKKDGKVIAVFKDKSGTWEFQKIDPDYLQSLKAAVQGTADSSNTKLDSLFTRSNFESTGNSSDDSFKAEMDDFDYVSLLNIFGKMDKEEATKRLPLFPLVLQEGGSTTFEISAAKGDLITRQKYTIKQTTHSWIVLDPMKREGEDYVTVNANSAKVRIFAENAEKILFGKEEVVAKNTTDPEFEFNDKLGRPIPTNGYYMFESTVSLKPGLNTVKYTVVVNGNQFKDEIKIYNAGSSVSGAVYRDILGKKVSFSVFEKALELKFPTGTVLLSPSDARVGGEVNHPRDDINIDVPLYFGIADRSTGQVDPDIEPDSDDIEEMEDILKPDSNFNYASPLYYIDAGVQGAPGGTDPYYQEDDVLIRGKEVDLKLWHKRYRDNLVPSKQGTLSIKYDSSIVNAANTTLAIMYNNGEGWVNIGGVVNTGKKTITVPFRGFGYYMVLKIKNSFPDVVNHEFARDAIETLYSKGIMVASDYNWFGADMKITRGEFATMIVKALDLPINAGPYRDEANSRPSSPTFSDVDRNDNNPWNWSYEYIETAARAGIVRGKDAERFFPDDSLTREEAAIIIARALNLKTGNPDTSKVALGKMFTDAHLTGYYAVPSVLAVTKAKIMNGEPNDATAKKPTYRFNPRGDLTRAEMAVITYRIMVQLKKLPKQ is encoded by the coding sequence TTGTTGCAAGTTGTGAAGGCAAAGCTGAGATCAGTGTTTATTACACTGGTTGTGGTTGCGGTTGTTCTAACAGGAATAATACCAGGCTCCTTACAGTCTAGTGCTGCCAGCGGTAGTGTCGGAGGAGCAGGGATTACACTAATCGGTTTCTCAAAAGGTACGCAAAGTGATCCCTATATTCATTACGAACCAAGATTAACAATCAGTGGTACGTATGTGGGATTGAAGGATCCAAGGAATTTGCGTCTCAGCAGAAAAAATAACGGATTACTCGAAAAGTTAAGCGATCAACCTACCATTGTTGAAGGGACCTCGACATTTACATTTTTCAACGTGGGTTTAAAACCGGGAATGAATGAAATTGGTTTCTATGAGCTAACCAATGCCGGAGAAGAAGTGAAGTTTACTTTTTATGTAATTTACAATGACACACCTGTTTTCAGCGACCTCAAAGTAGGGAATGTTCCATTATCAACCGATGTAACAGTTCCGACTATTGTTTATTCTTCCAGACCTTCAGCTATTACGGGTCGCGCCTTAAATGCGACAAATGTTCGTGTCGACAACCTTACAACGAATAAATCGTATACGACCAGAAGAGTAAATGATGGTGGTTCATTTGCCATCGACATGGTGTTGGCGAAGGGTTACAACAATTTGCGAATCACAGCATTGGCTGAGAACAAAGAAATTAATTTAGTAGAGCGTCAAGTGATTTACACGGATGAATACTCGAAACAGGGAGCAAACGATCACTTCTATAATGTCAAAATTGAGAAGACACCTCTTGACTCAGCAGGATTAGAGACCGTGGTAGATGAGAACATGAATGCTGAATTCATTGTTAGCGGTGATTTGCTGATTCACAAAGATAGTACGATTGAACCGTTTGGGGCGAGTGATCCGAAAACGATTACGGATGCAGGTGAGATTCGAATTTACGACAGTAACGGAGATACAAAATTTAATCCTGAAGTGACGAGTCCTTCAATCCAGTACAAAGATACGTTAGGCGAGTACTTGCGCTATTCATTTTCTGTTAAAGTGCCAGGTACAACGAACTCCTTCGAGGATGGAAAGAAATATAGCCTGGCATTTTGGTATCCGTACAACCAAGTCACAGTGGATGAGAGTGGCGTTGTAACGAGGACGCCAAAAAATGTGGAAATTGCCAACCATAAATACCCGATTCAGTACATGGATCAAGATAGCCCGCGTATTGAGAGCATGGTGCTTTCATCTGAAGGAAACGTGCAGGTCGACTTGAATAACGTCAACATTGTTCGTTCTTCGCCTTATACAATAGAGTTGAAAACGAAGAACATTTCAGATACGACTAAGTTCAAGATTTCGTACCTCTATGACACTACGAGAACTGATGACGATGACGCATTGGCTGGTCAATATGAAGTTAAACAAGATGATAAAGATACGAGTATCTTTCGAATAACAATCAAGAAGGCACCTTCCAAAGAAACGGATGTAAGGCTCACTTATGATAACAACAAGATAGAAAGAACCTTCAAGATTCGCCCGGAAGTCGTGCCGCATGTCCAATTAAGCTATGTCTCTTCGTCAGGAAAGACGGTTTATGTGGAAAAGGGTTTGACTATTACTGATCTTAGTGACCCCTTAAATGGACAAGATCTGATTGGGCAAGTCCGTAACTATGCACCAGTTACACAAGGCAATGTGAAGGTGAAAATTGGAAGCGATCCTGTCACGATAACACCTCATCCTTCCGATGCTACACGTTTTACCATCAAGTCCGACGATTTGGGAAAAGTTTTAGAGAAAGATTCAAGCTCTGGAATACGCGTTCTGGAAATTACTCTGGAGAATCAACCCAAATTGACCTTTAAGTACAACATTAGTTATATCAACGAAGTTGTGCCAAAAATCAAAGATGTCAAGTTTGAAATTGAGCAGAATAGCGAAACAGTTGTACTGTCTAAAAAGTCGACAGAAACTGATTATAACACCAGTGCTTTGTACCTCAGCGGCTTCAGCTTTGATGTTGAAGCAGCCGATGAAGTAACCGTTAAAAAAGACGGGAAAGTTATTGCTGTATTTAAAGATAAGTCGGGTACATGGGAGTTCCAAAAAATTGATCCTGATTATCTCCAAAGCCTGAAAGCTGCGGTTCAAGGAACCGCGGATTCATCGAATACGAAGCTTGATTCGTTGTTTACAAGAAGTAATTTCGAATCGACGGGCAACTCCTCAGATGATTCTTTTAAGGCTGAGATGGATGATTTCGATTATGTAAGCTTGCTCAATATTTTCGGAAAAATGGATAAGGAAGAAGCAACCAAACGTTTGCCGCTCTTCCCGCTGGTATTACAGGAAGGCGGAAGCACCACATTCGAGATTTCGGCAGCAAAGGGTGACTTGATTACTCGTCAAAAATATACAATCAAACAGACTACACATTCGTGGATTGTATTGGATCCAATGAAGCGTGAAGGCGAGGATTACGTCACTGTTAACGCAAACAGTGCCAAGGTGCGGATTTTTGCTGAGAATGCAGAAAAAATCTTGTTCGGTAAAGAAGAGGTTGTAGCCAAAAATACAACTGACCCGGAATTTGAGTTCAACGATAAATTGGGCAGGCCAATTCCAACCAATGGGTACTACATGTTCGAAAGCACGGTCTCTCTAAAGCCTGGACTGAATACCGTCAAGTATACGGTTGTCGTGAATGGGAACCAGTTTAAGGATGAGATCAAGATTTACAACGCGGGCTCTTCTGTCAGTGGAGCAGTTTATCGCGATATTTTAGGGAAAAAGGTCAGCTTCAGCGTATTTGAAAAGGCATTGGAGCTCAAATTTCCAACTGGAACGGTATTGCTTTCGCCGTCAGATGCTCGAGTTGGCGGTGAGGTGAATCACCCGCGTGATGACATCAATATTGATGTGCCGCTTTATTTTGGGATTGCTGATCGTTCTACAGGACAAGTTGACCCTGATATTGAACCGGATAGCGATGACATAGAGGAAATGGAGGATATTCTTAAACCTGACTCCAATTTCAACTATGCGAGTCCACTTTATTATATTGACGCTGGAGTACAGGGAGCACCAGGGGGAACCGATCCTTATTACCAAGAAGATGACGTTCTCATACGAGGAAAAGAAGTAGACCTCAAATTATGGCATAAGCGATATAGGGATAATTTGGTACCAAGCAAACAAGGTACACTATCCATTAAGTATGATTCTTCCATTGTCAATGCTGCCAACACTACTTTAGCGATTATGTACAATAATGGAGAAGGCTGGGTCAACATAGGTGGTGTTGTAAATACCGGAAAGAAAACGATAACGGTTCCTTTCCGTGGTTTCGGTTATTACATGGTTCTTAAAATTAAAAACAGCTTCCCCGATGTAGTGAACCACGAGTTTGCCCGTGATGCAATTGAGACATTATACTCGAAAGGGATCATGGTAGCATCAGATTACAACTGGTTTGGGGCAGATATGAAAATCACTCGTGGGGAATTTGCTACGATGATTGTAAAAGCGTTGGATTTGCCAATAAACGCTGGTCCGTATAGAGACGAAGCTAATTCCCGTCCTTCTTCTCCGACATTCAGCGATGTGGATCGAAATGACAACAATCCATGGAACTGGAGCTATGAGTACATTGAGACGGCAGCTCGTGCCGGTATTGTTAGAGGCAAGGATGCGGAACGCTTCTTTCCGGACGACTCATTGACACGTGAGGAAGCCGCGATTATTATTGCGAGAGCTTTGAACTTGAAAACAGGCAACCCTGATACATCAAAAGTCGCTTTGGGAAAAATGTTTACAGATGCTCACTTAACAGGATACTACGCTGTACCATCTGTATTGGCGGTTACAAAAGCAAAAATCATGAATGGAGAACCAAATGATGCTACAGCAAAGAAGCCGACATACCGATTCAATCCTAGAGGGGATTTGACTAGAGCGGAGATGGCAGTTATTACTTATCGCATCATGGTCCAACTCAAAAAACTGCCTAAACAGTAA
- a CDS encoding TolC family protein, whose protein sequence is MNFPYSSKKWMSISLAAVLTTAIGAGTLTASANTGTEAAKPAQPAQTVAAETGNTTTSETAALEELTLEKAIEQALQTNNTLQNARIDAKNADLNESLSYITSADMSKDMIDSLEGTKEQLNAAKAKYVGNAQAEINKKLNALMVKATESKIRLGAQNVYYNLIFAQDDYELKKQSLTRAETQLKVAKAAFDVGTKAKTDVLQAEMGVAGAKAALTSAANAVEVARMDLNDFLGVDLNKKWKIVSSNKQVAPISLTLEQAQAQALSKRVEMTKVQEELNLAELNVKLIEEYSALSTLQGRQARNNVDKSKMAIEEQKRTISKEVAQAYLNLNAAREAIEFQKTAKNSAAESYRLTNLRFENGLATTLEVIQAEEELSDRENQYQKAILNYNLAVVNFETALGN, encoded by the coding sequence GTGAATTTTCCATATTCGAGCAAAAAGTGGATGAGCATCAGTTTGGCGGCTGTACTCACAACCGCAATTGGAGCAGGAACCTTGACGGCATCTGCCAATACAGGAACAGAGGCGGCGAAACCGGCGCAGCCAGCACAAACCGTAGCAGCGGAAACAGGCAATACAACGACATCCGAGACTGCTGCACTGGAAGAGCTGACGCTGGAAAAAGCGATTGAACAAGCGTTGCAAACCAACAATACGCTCCAGAATGCACGTATTGACGCGAAAAATGCGGATTTGAACGAATCGCTTTCCTATATTACCTCTGCTGACATGTCCAAAGATATGATCGATTCCCTGGAAGGAACAAAAGAACAATTGAACGCCGCAAAGGCCAAGTACGTAGGGAATGCACAAGCAGAGATCAACAAAAAACTGAATGCACTGATGGTGAAAGCTACAGAATCCAAAATCAGATTGGGTGCGCAAAATGTCTACTACAACCTCATTTTTGCGCAGGACGACTATGAATTGAAAAAACAAAGCCTGACGCGTGCAGAAACGCAACTGAAAGTGGCCAAAGCGGCATTTGATGTGGGAACAAAAGCAAAAACAGACGTCCTGCAGGCAGAAATGGGCGTAGCAGGGGCAAAGGCTGCTTTGACATCCGCAGCAAATGCGGTAGAAGTAGCGCGCATGGATTTGAATGATTTTCTTGGCGTTGACCTGAACAAAAAGTGGAAGATCGTCTCCAGCAACAAACAGGTTGCGCCGATTTCCTTGACTTTGGAGCAGGCACAAGCTCAGGCTCTTTCCAAACGTGTCGAGATGACAAAAGTACAGGAAGAACTGAATTTGGCAGAACTGAACGTCAAATTGATCGAGGAGTATTCGGCATTGTCGACCCTCCAAGGCCGCCAAGCCCGCAATAACGTAGATAAGTCGAAAATGGCGATCGAGGAACAAAAACGCACCATCTCCAAGGAAGTTGCCCAAGCTTATTTGAATCTGAATGCGGCAAGAGAGGCGATTGAGTTCCAGAAAACAGCGAAAAACTCTGCTGCCGAGAGCTACCGTCTGACAAATCTGCGCTTTGAAAACGGCCTGGCGACTACACTTGAAGTGATCCAGGCAGAAGAAGAGCTTTCCGACCGCGAGAACCAGTACCAAAAAGCGATTCTCAACTACAACCTGGCTGTCGTAAACTTTGAAACAGCACTCGGCAACTAG
- a CDS encoding S-layer homology domain-containing protein — MKKVVNSVLASALALSVAPMAFAAEDATTTAPKMDAAMEKTVKRLEALGLVAGYGNGEYGVDKTITRAEFATLIVRARGLEQGAKLAQFNTTYTDVKSTDWFAGFVNVASGEEIVKGFPDKSFKPQNQVTYAEAVTMIVRALGYEPAVRGVWPNSMISKASELNIAKSITTPNNAATRGDIFKMLDNALRVDLMEQVEFGTDVRYEVTNKTLLTKYLKVTVVDMDWAHEKDHDSDDLPLVTNVPAIGLGKLKANEITLNGKEAGLGNTTYKVADGINPNDFDGQRVQVWIKDDRENVIVWMEGSEDEEVVLDRLSEFTLKGKTTDGKNLSTSDLADLKVELDASGKTYRFNKNSKITYNFKRYSDPVDALKEIISANDSFGVKVVLDSNNEVSYMHVIDDTKMNLNSKAKYGSEVIGKIDVEKKKITNLDTGKFNKLEDKEEGKDFLVFLDGKPAKLSDLKEGDVYSVYYADGDEDKLLVFANRTVVEGKVDKVVSRSTSDFRLTVGGKTYRIYPGATYSDNGNKDVKDLDDKNWDLVSNLDSETVKLVLDASGRVRHIETKDPIDDRKQKAIVTKGVVYNTAKDTYDFTVLTQKGKKLALSLEKEDIYNAEGKHYGRDNMEADELEDILQPSKDESIALLEVTLDSKGEVDKVQILNSKLRKSSGSAWDKLADETDDVVGDYEVTDKTAIFKMTGKLDTSSKRAELKNPGIAKFKDIADEDDLTVYYSVDEDKDEVEAIFVVEGDGLTGDTYYGVVTEYGSSNRQDTIKVITKDGDSVTTKEYKLDDDREELQDRGIKRGDFIAFQLNSDDEVVVDDVIEVVNNKAINLKNNVQLVDKSEWKNASIEKLTVARVDDVNGNTITYEAGKGDTRKLLTKSSTAFIDVYDDFEAEDGVEEGDYIVLLDSSEIDGDRYDYVLIVGSVDWVEKEGVDEKAVEDFLKQSFGDDNGGGNDDWDAVPSSVTVENGKFSIGVATSYLFTVDLNKDVDASEVKSATVTLDGETFNGKVEGNKIKFAFSASVDVTSLKVTVTSQEGETDTTTVNFK, encoded by the coding sequence ATGAAAAAGGTCGTTAACAGTGTATTGGCTAGTGCACTCGCACTTTCTGTTGCTCCAATGGCTTTCGCAGCAGAAGATGCAACTACAACAGCTCCTAAAATGGACGCTGCAATGGAAAAAACCGTTAAGCGCCTCGAAGCTCTTGGCCTGGTAGCAGGTTATGGCAACGGCGAATACGGTGTAGACAAAACAATCACTCGTGCAGAGTTCGCTACTCTGATCGTTCGCGCTCGCGGACTGGAGCAAGGTGCGAAACTGGCACAGTTCAACACTACTTATACTGACGTTAAATCTACCGATTGGTTTGCTGGTTTCGTAAACGTAGCTTCCGGCGAAGAAATCGTAAAAGGTTTCCCGGACAAATCCTTCAAACCACAAAACCAAGTTACTTACGCTGAAGCGGTAACTATGATCGTTCGTGCACTGGGTTATGAGCCAGCAGTTCGTGGCGTATGGCCAAACAGCATGATCTCCAAAGCTTCCGAGCTGAACATTGCTAAGAGCATCACTACTCCTAACAATGCAGCAACTCGTGGCGACATCTTCAAAATGCTGGACAACGCTCTTCGCGTAGACCTGATGGAGCAAGTTGAGTTCGGAACTGACGTTCGTTACGAAGTTACCAACAAAACTCTCCTGACGAAATACCTGAAAGTAACTGTAGTTGACATGGATTGGGCTCATGAGAAAGATCATGATTCCGACGATCTGCCACTCGTTACTAACGTACCGGCAATCGGCCTGGGTAAACTGAAAGCGAACGAAATTACCCTGAACGGTAAAGAAGCTGGTCTGGGCAACACTACTTACAAAGTTGCTGACGGTATCAACCCTAACGACTTCGATGGTCAACGCGTACAAGTGTGGATCAAAGATGACAGAGAAAACGTAATCGTTTGGATGGAAGGTTCCGAGGACGAAGAAGTAGTATTGGATCGTCTGAGCGAATTTACCCTCAAAGGTAAAACTACTGACGGTAAAAACCTGAGCACTTCCGATCTGGCAGATCTGAAAGTGGAACTGGATGCAAGCGGCAAAACTTACCGCTTCAACAAAAACTCCAAAATTACTTACAACTTCAAACGTTACAGCGATCCAGTTGACGCTCTGAAAGAGATCATCTCTGCTAACGACAGCTTTGGTGTAAAAGTTGTTCTGGACAGCAATAACGAAGTTTCTTACATGCACGTAATTGACGACACCAAAATGAACCTGAACTCCAAAGCGAAATACGGTTCTGAAGTGATCGGCAAAATCGATGTTGAGAAAAAGAAAATCACCAACCTCGACACTGGTAAGTTCAACAAGCTGGAAGACAAAGAAGAAGGCAAAGACTTCCTCGTATTCCTGGATGGCAAACCAGCGAAACTGAGCGACCTGAAAGAAGGCGACGTATACTCTGTATACTACGCTGATGGCGATGAAGACAAACTGTTGGTATTCGCTAACCGCACAGTAGTAGAAGGTAAAGTTGACAAAGTAGTTAGCCGCAGCACATCTGACTTCCGTCTGACTGTTGGCGGCAAAACTTACCGTATCTACCCAGGTGCCACTTACTCCGATAACGGAAACAAAGACGTTAAAGATCTCGATGACAAAAACTGGGATTTGGTATCCAACCTGGATTCCGAAACAGTGAAACTGGTACTGGATGCTTCCGGCCGCGTTCGTCACATTGAAACGAAAGATCCAATCGACGATCGTAAACAAAAAGCAATCGTTACCAAAGGTGTTGTTTACAACACTGCGAAAGACACTTACGACTTCACTGTGTTGACTCAAAAAGGTAAAAAACTGGCTCTGTCCCTGGAAAAAGAGGACATTTACAACGCTGAAGGCAAACACTACGGCCGCGACAACATGGAAGCTGATGAGCTGGAAGACATCCTGCAACCAAGCAAAGATGAGTCCATCGCTCTGCTGGAAGTAACTTTGGATTCCAAAGGCGAAGTTGACAAAGTTCAAATTCTGAATTCCAAACTGCGTAAATCGTCCGGTTCTGCTTGGGATAAACTGGCAGACGAAACCGACGATGTTGTTGGCGACTACGAAGTAACCGACAAAACTGCCATCTTCAAAATGACTGGCAAATTGGATACGTCTTCCAAACGCGCTGAACTGAAAAACCCAGGCATTGCTAAGTTCAAAGATATCGCTGACGAGGACGATCTGACAGTTTACTACTCCGTTGATGAAGATAAAGACGAAGTAGAAGCGATCTTCGTAGTAGAAGGCGACGGTCTGACTGGCGACACTTACTACGGTGTAGTTACAGAATACGGTTCTTCCAACAGACAAGACACCATCAAAGTTATTACTAAAGATGGCGACTCTGTAACAACAAAAGAGTACAAATTGGACGATGATCGTGAAGAGTTGCAAGATCGTGGTATCAAACGCGGCGACTTCATCGCATTCCAATTGAACTCCGATGATGAAGTAGTTGTTGATGACGTTATCGAAGTTGTTAACAACAAAGCAATCAATCTTAAAAACAACGTACAACTGGTGGATAAATCCGAGTGGAAAAATGCTAGCATCGAGAAACTGACAGTTGCTCGTGTAGATGATGTTAACGGCAACACCATCACTTACGAAGCTGGCAAAGGCGATACTCGCAAACTGCTGACTAAATCTTCCACTGCTTTCATCGACGTATACGATGATTTCGAAGCTGAAGATGGCGTAGAAGAAGGCGACTACATCGTTCTGCTGGACAGCAGCGAAATCGACGGCGATCGTTATGACTACGTTCTGATCGTAGGTAGCGTAGACTGGGTAGAAAAAGAAGGCGTAGATGAAAAAGCTGTTGAAGACTTCCTGAAACAATCTTTCGGCGATGACAACGGTGGCGGCAACGACGACTGGGATGCTGTTCCTTCTTCTGTAACTGTAGAAAATGGTAAATTCTCTATCGGTGTTGCGACATCCTATCTGTTCACTGTTGATTTGAACAAAGATGTTGACGCTAGCGAAGTAAAATCTGCAACAGTTACACTCGACGGTGAAACTTTCAATGGAAAAGTAGAAGGAAACAAAATCAAATTTGCTTTCTCTGCTTCTGTTGATGTAACCTCCTTGAAAGTTACAGTAACTAGCCAAGAAGGCGAAACAGATACTACAACTGTAAACTTCAAATAA
- a CDS encoding YigZ family protein — MLTEYKTVAGYGEDYIVIERSRFIGYAQRVTTEEEAVAFIAMIKKKHWDATHNCSAFVIGENDQIQRSSDDGEPSGTAGKPILECIKKNGVKDTVVVVTRYFGGIKLGAGGLVRAYTAGTVAALKAAKIVVHTLHQAISVTVDYTWWGKVENELRIGEYRVSGTDFTDKVTAHVLIPEGGQDAFVERFTDLTNGQAQIVLGEKEYVEVPVEAVGDESGE; from the coding sequence ATGCTTACAGAATACAAAACCGTCGCTGGCTATGGAGAGGACTACATCGTCATCGAGCGCTCCCGCTTCATCGGCTATGCGCAGCGGGTTACGACGGAAGAAGAAGCGGTTGCTTTTATCGCCATGATTAAAAAGAAGCACTGGGATGCCACCCACAATTGCTCCGCTTTTGTCATCGGCGAAAACGACCAGATTCAACGCTCAAGTGATGATGGCGAGCCTAGTGGTACGGCAGGCAAGCCGATCCTGGAGTGCATCAAGAAAAACGGCGTAAAGGACACCGTCGTAGTGGTTACCCGTTACTTCGGGGGAATCAAGCTGGGAGCTGGCGGACTTGTCCGGGCTTATACAGCGGGAACGGTTGCAGCCTTGAAAGCCGCGAAAATCGTTGTGCATACGCTGCACCAGGCAATCTCGGTGACAGTGGACTATACGTGGTGGGGCAAGGTGGAGAACGAGCTGCGTATCGGTGAATATCGGGTGAGCGGGACTGATTTTACGGACAAGGTTACCGCGCATGTGCTGATTCCCGAGGGGGGGCAGGATGCGTTTGTGGAGCGGTTTACCGATTTGACGAATGGACAGGCGCAGATTGTCCTGGGTGAGAAGGAGTATGTCGAGGTGCCTGTGGAAGCGGTGGGGGATGAATCGGGGGAGTAA